The Salvelinus sp. IW2-2015 linkage group LG15, ASM291031v2, whole genome shotgun sequence genome includes a region encoding these proteins:
- the fahd2a gene encoding fumarylacetoacetate hydrolase domain-containing protein 2A isoform X1, whose amino-acid sequence MRLPLHSLSLISRSLSDRLSAIPGRRGVCGAAMRLVQFCRQGDEGGVRVGVDRGEGLGVVDLKAFDPSMPMTMRELLEMGTKGMQCAQRALEVSPAQCVVPFAEVRLLSPILAPEKVVCVGMNYRDHCLEQNAPIPKEPIIFSKFPSAITGPFDDITLPDESQEVDWEVELAFVIGRKGKHIKEADAMSYVAGFTVANDVSARDWQMKRNGNQWLLGKTFDSFCPLGPALVTTSAVTDPHNLGIRCLVNGVAVQNSNTDQLIFKTEQVVAWVSQFVTLSPGDVFLTGTPPGVGVFRNPPVFLKKGDVVECQIDQVGVIRNNVV is encoded by the exons ATGAGACTTCCTCTTCACTCCTTGTCTCTCATCTCGAGGAGCTTGTCTGACAGGCTGTCTGCTATCCCCGGTAGGCGGGGAGTGTGTGGCGCTGCGATGCGATTGGTGCAGTTCTGCCGCCAAGGCGATGAGGGAGGGGTTAGAGTCGGCGTTGATCGGGGGGAGGGGCTAGGGGTCGTTGACCTTAAGGCCTTTGACCCTTCGATGCCCATGACaatgagagagctgctggagaTGGGAACGAAGGGCATGCAGTGTGCACAGAG ggCACTGGAGGTTAGTCCTGCTCAGTGTGTGGTTCCCTTTGCTGAGGTGAGGCTGCTGTCCCCAATCCTAGCCCCAGagaaggtggtgtgtgtggggatgAACTACCGGGACCACTGCCTTGAGCAGAACGCCCCTATCCCTAAAGAGCCAATCATCTTCAGCAAGTTCCCCAGCGCCATTACTGGGCCCTTCGATGACATCACACTGCCCGACGAGAGCCAG GAGGTGGACTGGGAGGTGGAGCTAGCCTTTGTGATTGGACGAAAGGGGAAACACATTAAG GAAGCGGATGCTATGTCTTACGTGGCAGGTTTCACCGTTGCCAACGATGTCAGCGCACGTGATTGGCAGATGAAACGCAACGGGAACCAGTGGCTGCTGGGAAAAACCTTTGACAGCTTTTGTCCTCTCGGCCCCGCCTTAGTGACCACCTCCGCTGTGACGg ACCCCCATAACCTGGGTATCCGCTGTCTGGTGAATGGAGTTGCAGTCCAGAACAGCAACACTGACCAGCTGATCTTTAAGACTGAGCAAGTGGTGGCCTGGGTCTCAca GTTTGTGACGTTGTCTCCAGGTGACGTGTTTCTGACAGGGACTCCTCCAGGTGTGGGTGTGTTCAGGAACCCACCTGTCTTCCTCAAG
- the fahd2a gene encoding fumarylacetoacetate hydrolase domain-containing protein 2A isoform X2: MRLVQFCRQGDEGGVRVGVDRGEGLGVVDLKAFDPSMPMTMRELLEMGTKGMQCAQRALEVSPAQCVVPFAEVRLLSPILAPEKVVCVGMNYRDHCLEQNAPIPKEPIIFSKFPSAITGPFDDITLPDESQEVDWEVELAFVIGRKGKHIKEADAMSYVAGFTVANDVSARDWQMKRNGNQWLLGKTFDSFCPLGPALVTTSAVTDPHNLGIRCLVNGVAVQNSNTDQLIFKTEQVVAWVSQFVTLSPGDVFLTGTPPGVGVFRNPPVFLKKGDVVECQIDQVGVIRNNVV, encoded by the exons ATGCGATTGGTGCAGTTCTGCCGCCAAGGCGATGAGGGAGGGGTTAGAGTCGGCGTTGATCGGGGGGAGGGGCTAGGGGTCGTTGACCTTAAGGCCTTTGACCCTTCGATGCCCATGACaatgagagagctgctggagaTGGGAACGAAGGGCATGCAGTGTGCACAGAG ggCACTGGAGGTTAGTCCTGCTCAGTGTGTGGTTCCCTTTGCTGAGGTGAGGCTGCTGTCCCCAATCCTAGCCCCAGagaaggtggtgtgtgtggggatgAACTACCGGGACCACTGCCTTGAGCAGAACGCCCCTATCCCTAAAGAGCCAATCATCTTCAGCAAGTTCCCCAGCGCCATTACTGGGCCCTTCGATGACATCACACTGCCCGACGAGAGCCAG GAGGTGGACTGGGAGGTGGAGCTAGCCTTTGTGATTGGACGAAAGGGGAAACACATTAAG GAAGCGGATGCTATGTCTTACGTGGCAGGTTTCACCGTTGCCAACGATGTCAGCGCACGTGATTGGCAGATGAAACGCAACGGGAACCAGTGGCTGCTGGGAAAAACCTTTGACAGCTTTTGTCCTCTCGGCCCCGCCTTAGTGACCACCTCCGCTGTGACGg ACCCCCATAACCTGGGTATCCGCTGTCTGGTGAATGGAGTTGCAGTCCAGAACAGCAACACTGACCAGCTGATCTTTAAGACTGAGCAAGTGGTGGCCTGGGTCTCAca GTTTGTGACGTTGTCTCCAGGTGACGTGTTTCTGACAGGGACTCCTCCAGGTGTGGGTGTGTTCAGGAACCCACCTGTCTTCCTCAAG